In one Mesorhizobium australicum genomic region, the following are encoded:
- a CDS encoding phytoene desaturase family protein: protein MKTWDAIVIGAGHNGLVNACYLQRAGLDVLVVEKNDWVGGAATSRELTPGWLYSNCSYVCSLFRPEIMRDLELPRFGLQVIPYEGGAVLTQDGDYLASYRDHDAHRREFARWSPRDAGAYERYARDVTRQCRFIQPLLMRTAPDPTSLKPRDLGELLYLGKKFGGLTPAEMALTLRFWTMSISDFLDEYFETPVIKANLALSGIIGTALGPMSPGTAYVLLHHYMGEVDGSVGAWGYARGGMGAVTKALADSFKASGGTIRTGAGVDHVLVRGGRTTGVVLANGEEVSGKIVISNADVKRTFLKLVEENELPEPFLRRVKNFKIRGSSGKVNIALDSMPEFPALPKDSPCLKGDMHFTDTVERMERGYDDWKEGRFSADPFLDMVIPTTLDPTMAPAGKHFMSCFVQYAPPKIEGRDWTDADRDAFAETVISQIADYSPGFRDRIVHMEVRTPREIEAEVGLTEGNIFQGELTFDQLLFNRPVPGYAQYRSPVGGLYMCGSSTHPGGGVMGAPGRNAAAEILRDLKRPNRQMSDAHDVI, encoded by the coding sequence TTGAAGACCTGGGACGCCATCGTGATCGGCGCGGGCCACAACGGCCTCGTCAACGCCTGCTACCTGCAGCGGGCGGGCCTCGACGTGCTGGTGGTCGAGAAGAACGACTGGGTCGGCGGCGCCGCCACAAGTCGCGAGCTCACGCCCGGCTGGCTCTATTCCAACTGCTCCTATGTCTGCTCGCTGTTTCGGCCCGAGATCATGCGCGACCTCGAACTGCCGCGCTTCGGCCTGCAGGTCATCCCCTACGAAGGCGGCGCGGTGCTTACGCAGGATGGCGACTATCTCGCTTCCTACCGCGACCACGACGCTCACCGGCGCGAGTTCGCGCGGTGGTCGCCAAGGGACGCGGGAGCCTACGAGCGCTACGCCCGCGACGTGACACGGCAGTGCCGCTTCATCCAGCCGCTCTTGATGCGCACCGCACCCGACCCGACGAGCCTCAAGCCCCGCGACCTCGGGGAGTTGCTCTATCTCGGCAAGAAATTCGGCGGGCTGACGCCGGCCGAGATGGCGCTGACGCTCCGCTTCTGGACGATGTCGATCTCGGATTTCCTCGACGAGTATTTCGAGACGCCCGTGATCAAGGCGAACCTCGCGCTCTCCGGCATCATCGGCACGGCGCTCGGGCCGATGTCGCCCGGCACGGCATACGTGCTTCTCCACCACTACATGGGCGAGGTCGACGGTTCCGTCGGCGCCTGGGGTTATGCGCGGGGCGGCATGGGCGCGGTGACCAAGGCACTGGCGGACTCCTTCAAGGCCTCGGGCGGCACCATCCGCACCGGCGCCGGCGTCGACCACGTCCTCGTCCGCGGCGGCCGCACCACCGGCGTGGTGCTGGCGAATGGCGAGGAGGTGAGCGGAAAGATCGTCATCTCCAATGCGGACGTGAAGCGCACCTTCCTCAAGCTGGTCGAGGAGAACGAACTGCCCGAGCCGTTCCTGCGGCGGGTGAAGAACTTCAAGATCCGCGGCTCGTCCGGCAAGGTGAACATAGCCCTGGATTCGATGCCGGAGTTTCCCGCCCTGCCGAAGGACTCCCCCTGCCTCAAGGGCGATATGCACTTCACCGACACGGTGGAGCGGATGGAGCGCGGCTACGACGACTGGAAGGAAGGCCGCTTCTCGGCCGATCCCTTTCTCGACATGGTCATCCCGACCACGCTCGACCCGACCATGGCGCCGGCGGGCAAGCATTTCATGTCCTGCTTCGTGCAATACGCGCCGCCGAAGATCGAGGGGCGCGACTGGACCGACGCCGACCGCGACGCCTTCGCCGAGACCGTGATTTCCCAGATAGCCGATTATTCGCCCGGCTTCCGCGACCGCATCGTTCACATGGAGGTGCGCACACCGCGTGAGATCGAGGCGGAAGTCGGCCTGACCGAAGGCAACATCTTCCAGGGCGAGCTGACTTTCGACCAGCTCCTCTTCAACCGCCCGGTGCCGGGCTACGCGCAGTACCGCTCGCCAGTTGGCGGCCTCTACATGTGCGGCTCGTCCACCCATCCCGGCGGCGGCGTCATGGGCGCGCCGGGGCGCAACGCCGCGGCCGAGATCCTGCGCGACTTGAAGCGGCCCAACCGGCAAATGAGCGACGCCCATGACGTCATCTGA
- a CDS encoding phytoene desaturase family protein, which yields MTSSELFDIIVIGGGHNGLVASAVLAKSGRRVLLLEADTEVGGPARTEEFFPGYRASTAHVLNRLHPEVVKAIDLPRHSLTFARTDLAPTVLISCDRDPIILSGGWGEAIDGDVTASETQAWLAMRAQLFRYAAILKPFLTKLPPSLGSMALTEALSFGGIALALKRLGREDMRDFLRMMLMNVHDVADEHLSDDRLKGFVGFEAVLGSHLGPRSPTSLLGLYYRLTGEVAGAAGGQVILQGGMGAVVAAMRNAAEAGGVTIRTGAPVSRILVEKGRATGIRLESGEEVRADIVVSAINPRTTLVDLVGPAELDTGLVRKALAIRMRGNVAKLYLALSGVPTFRAPREALAGRLVIAPSSEAVERAFNPAKYGEFSPEPVMEIVLPNLADPSLAPAGGCVLSANVQFAPYALKGGWEIGKPAFLAAIMAVLERYAPGIGSLVKHAELLTPSDIEARYRMPGGHWHHGELQVDQMLVNRPFFGVERYASPVEGLWLASAGSHPGGGISGVPGMNAARAALKGRE from the coding sequence ATGACGTCATCTGAGCTGTTCGACATCATCGTGATCGGCGGCGGCCACAATGGCCTCGTCGCCTCGGCCGTGCTCGCCAAAAGCGGGCGCAGGGTGCTGCTGCTGGAGGCCGACACGGAGGTCGGTGGCCCGGCGCGGACCGAAGAATTCTTCCCCGGTTACCGCGCCTCGACCGCGCATGTGCTGAATCGGCTGCATCCGGAGGTGGTCAAGGCGATCGATCTGCCGCGCCATAGCCTGACCTTCGCCCGCACGGACCTCGCGCCGACAGTCCTCATTTCCTGCGACCGCGACCCTATTATCCTCTCCGGCGGTTGGGGCGAGGCGATCGACGGCGACGTAACGGCCTCGGAAACGCAGGCCTGGCTCGCCATGCGGGCCCAGCTCTTCCGCTACGCTGCCATTCTCAAGCCCTTCCTGACCAAGCTCCCGCCGTCCCTCGGCAGCATGGCGCTGACGGAAGCGCTCAGCTTCGGCGGTATAGCCCTGGCGCTTAAGCGCCTCGGCAGGGAAGACATGCGCGACTTCCTGCGCATGATGCTGATGAACGTCCATGACGTCGCCGACGAGCACCTTTCCGACGACCGGTTGAAAGGCTTCGTCGGCTTCGAGGCCGTGCTCGGCAGCCATCTCGGTCCGCGTTCGCCGACGTCGCTGCTCGGCCTCTATTATCGGCTGACGGGTGAGGTCGCCGGCGCGGCCGGCGGACAGGTCATTCTGCAAGGTGGCATGGGCGCGGTGGTCGCGGCGATGCGCAACGCGGCGGAGGCTGGCGGCGTCACGATCCGCACCGGCGCGCCCGTCTCGCGCATCCTGGTCGAGAAGGGCCGCGCCACCGGAATCCGCCTGGAGAGCGGCGAAGAAGTCCGCGCCGATATTGTCGTCTCGGCGATCAACCCGCGCACGACGCTTGTCGATCTCGTCGGCCCGGCCGAACTCGACACCGGTTTGGTGCGCAAGGCGCTGGCGATCCGCATGAGAGGCAATGTCGCAAAGCTCTACCTCGCGCTCTCCGGCGTCCCCACATTCCGCGCGCCGCGGGAGGCGTTGGCGGGCAGGCTGGTGATCGCGCCGTCATCGGAGGCGGTGGAGCGTGCGTTCAACCCGGCGAAGTACGGCGAGTTTTCGCCCGAGCCCGTGATGGAGATCGTGCTGCCGAACCTCGCCGACCCCTCGCTTGCGCCAGCCGGCGGCTGCGTGCTCTCCGCCAACGTCCAGTTTGCGCCCTATGCGCTGAAGGGCGGGTGGGAGATCGGCAAGCCCGCTTTCCTTGCCGCAATCATGGCGGTGCTGGAACGCTATGCGCCGGGCATTGGCTCGCTTGTGAAGCATGCCGAGTTGCTCACTCCCTCTGACATCGAGGCGCGCTACCGCATGCCGGGCGGCCATTGGCATCATGGCGAGCTGCAGGTCGACCAGATGCTGGTCAACCGGCCGTTCTTTGGGGTCGAGCGATATGCGTCGCCGGTCGAGGGGCTGTGGCTCGCCTCCGCCGGTTCGCATCCGGGCGGCGGGATTTCGGGCGTGCCGGGGATGAATGCCGCGCGAGCGGCGCTGAAGGGGAGGGAATGA
- a CDS encoding aminomethyltransferase family protein, whose translation MTNVLATRRAAQSHIEHLRLESPFHPRLAALSQQNDWYSWAGYKAPHSLWDEEMEYFAIRSQTAVFDISPMVKYRIEGPDAEAFCNRLTLRNVAKLKPGKVHYTAWCDDEGHVLDDGTLFRLSATRFRLCCQERHLPWLLDSVIGFDVTVREETEEIAGLAVQGPTSCAVLKDAGLAGIEMMKPFDIRVFPFGAGEVTVSRTGFTGDLGYELFVEAELALALWDHLFEAGQLRGIRAIGYTALNRARIETGFIVANADFIAAEHAVRADRVRMPDEIGLDWMVDFDKPHFNGRRAIERARREGTLKHVLVGLEIEGNVPAEHAIVYHRKTKEAGIVTAGIWSPTGKRNIAIASLERPFGTKIVDDLWVEIYAMRELRYQKLMKRAKIVERPFVKLARRTATPPGDF comes from the coding sequence ATGACGAACGTTCTCGCCACCCGCCGCGCGGCCCAGTCCCACATCGAGCACCTGCGCCTCGAATCGCCCTTCCACCCCCGCCTCGCCGCGCTGTCGCAGCAGAACGACTGGTATTCCTGGGCCGGCTACAAGGCGCCGCATTCTCTGTGGGACGAAGAGATGGAGTATTTCGCCATCCGCTCGCAGACGGCGGTGTTCGACATCTCGCCGATGGTGAAATACCGCATCGAGGGGCCGGATGCCGAGGCATTCTGCAATCGCCTGACACTCCGCAACGTCGCCAAGCTCAAGCCGGGCAAGGTGCACTACACTGCGTGGTGCGACGACGAGGGGCATGTGCTGGACGACGGCACGCTGTTCCGCCTTTCCGCGACACGGTTCCGCCTGTGCTGCCAGGAGCGGCACCTGCCATGGCTGCTCGACAGCGTTATCGGCTTCGACGTAACCGTAAGAGAGGAGACCGAGGAGATCGCAGGGCTTGCGGTGCAGGGGCCTACCTCCTGCGCGGTGCTCAAGGATGCGGGCCTTGCTGGCATTGAGATGATGAAGCCGTTCGACATCCGCGTCTTTCCCTTCGGTGCGGGCGAGGTGACAGTCTCGCGCACCGGCTTCACCGGCGATCTCGGCTACGAGCTGTTTGTCGAGGCGGAGCTTGCGCTGGCACTCTGGGATCACCTGTTCGAGGCGGGTCAGCTGCGCGGCATCCGCGCCATCGGCTACACCGCGCTCAACCGTGCGCGCATCGAAACCGGCTTCATCGTCGCCAATGCGGATTTCATCGCGGCCGAGCATGCCGTCCGTGCCGACCGCGTGCGCATGCCCGACGAGATCGGGCTCGACTGGATGGTCGACTTCGACAAGCCGCATTTCAACGGTCGCCGCGCTATCGAGCGCGCGCGGCGCGAGGGCACGCTGAAACATGTGCTCGTCGGCCTCGAGATCGAGGGCAACGTGCCGGCCGAGCATGCGATCGTCTACCATCGCAAGACGAAGGAGGCGGGGATCGTCACGGCCGGCATCTGGTCGCCGACGGGCAAGCGCAACATTGCGATTGCCAGCCTGGAACGGCCCTTCGGGACGAAGATCGTCGACGATCTCTGGGTCGAGATCTACGCCATGCGCGAACTGCGCTACCAGAAGCTGATGAAGCGCGCTAAGATCGTCGAACGGCCCTTCGTCAAGCTCGCGCGACGCACTGCCACCCCGCCTGGGGATTTCTGA
- the hisC gene encoding histidinol-phosphate transaminase produces the protein MSASLRPEPKPGVMDIAAYVPGKSAAPAGVKLHKLSSNENPLGASPAAKEAVKALTEKMEFYPDGAATKLREAIGEVHGLNPANIVCSNGSDEILGLLAQTYLTPGDEAIITEHGFLVYKIYTQAAGAVPVTVREKDATTDVDAILAAVTDRTRIVFLANPNNPTGTYIPFDEVRRLHAALPKNVLLVLDAAYAEFVRRNDYESGIELVSSTENVVMTRTFSKVYGLGGIRLGWAYCPAHIADAMNRMRGPFNVNAAAIEAGIAAIRDRSHVERSVAHNEQWLAWTTEELTKLGLNVTPSVGNFVLIHFPAGDAHSAAKADDYLTARGYVLRRVAAYGFPNALRMTIGTEDANRGVVAALKDFLK, from the coding sequence ATGTCCGCATCCCTTCGTCCCGAGCCCAAACCCGGCGTGATGGACATCGCGGCCTACGTGCCGGGCAAGAGCGCGGCCCCTGCCGGCGTGAAGCTCCACAAGCTCTCCTCCAACGAGAACCCGCTCGGCGCTTCGCCCGCCGCCAAGGAGGCGGTTAAGGCACTGACCGAGAAGATGGAGTTCTATCCCGACGGTGCCGCTACGAAGCTGCGCGAAGCGATCGGCGAGGTGCACGGGCTGAACCCCGCCAACATCGTCTGCTCGAACGGATCGGACGAGATACTCGGCCTGCTGGCGCAGACCTATCTCACGCCGGGCGACGAGGCGATCATCACCGAGCATGGTTTCCTCGTCTACAAGATCTACACCCAGGCCGCAGGCGCTGTACCTGTAACCGTCCGGGAGAAGGACGCGACGACCGATGTAGACGCGATCCTTGCCGCCGTGACGGACAGGACCCGCATCGTCTTCCTCGCCAATCCGAACAACCCGACCGGCACCTACATCCCCTTCGATGAGGTAAGGCGACTGCACGCCGCTCTGCCGAAGAACGTGCTGCTGGTGCTGGATGCGGCCTATGCCGAATTCGTGCGCCGCAACGACTACGAGTCCGGCATCGAGCTGGTCTCTTCGACCGAAAACGTCGTGATGACCCGCACCTTCTCCAAGGTGTACGGGTTGGGCGGTATCCGTCTCGGCTGGGCCTACTGTCCGGCCCACATCGCCGACGCGATGAACCGCATGCGTGGCCCCTTCAACGTCAACGCCGCCGCGATCGAGGCCGGGATCGCCGCGATCCGCGACCGCTCGCACGTCGAGCGGTCTGTCGCGCACAACGAGCAGTGGCTGGCCTGGACGACGGAAGAGCTGACGAAGCTCGGTCTCAACGTCACCCCCTCGGTCGGCAACTTCGTCCTGATCCACTTCCCGGCCGGCGACGCGCATTCGGCCGCGAAGGCAGACGATTATCTCACCGCCCGCGGCTATGTGCTGCGCCGGGTCGCGGCCTACGGCTTCCCCAACGCGCTGCGCATGACGATCGGCACCGAGGACGCCAATCGCGGCGTCGTTGCGGCGCTGAAGGACTTCCTCAAATGA
- a CDS encoding class I SAM-dependent methyltransferase: protein MHDQPEYDDTAIRFLEALWGDGWLSPGGPDEVDRVLEGVDVKGKRVLDIGCGSGGIAIHIFRQHGAAHVTGFDIEEPVIRHAIDRAAMCGLANVVEFVQAPPGALPFPDESFDVVFSKDALLHVPDKDAMFAEIFRVLRPGGTFAASNWMISHDGEPSDDMKAYIAAEGLSFAMASPARYRAAMERAGFRDVVTVDRNPWYREVARGELENLKGPMFEKASNAVGEDYVRKNIKTWEAMQKVLDSGEHRPTHLRGNKPE from the coding sequence ATGCACGACCAGCCCGAATATGACGACACCGCGATCCGCTTCCTGGAAGCGCTGTGGGGCGACGGCTGGCTGTCGCCCGGTGGTCCGGACGAGGTCGACCGCGTGCTCGAGGGCGTCGACGTCAAGGGCAAGCGCGTGCTCGACATCGGCTGCGGCTCGGGCGGCATCGCGATCCATATCTTCAGGCAGCACGGCGCGGCCCATGTCACCGGCTTCGACATCGAGGAGCCGGTGATCCGCCACGCGATCGACCGCGCCGCGATGTGCGGGCTCGCCAACGTCGTCGAGTTCGTGCAGGCGCCGCCGGGCGCGCTGCCCTTTCCCGACGAGAGTTTCGACGTCGTCTTTTCCAAGGACGCGCTGCTGCACGTTCCGGACAAGGACGCGATGTTCGCCGAGATCTTCCGCGTGCTGAGGCCCGGCGGCACATTTGCCGCGTCGAACTGGATGATCTCCCACGACGGCGAGCCGTCGGACGACATGAAGGCCTATATCGCGGCGGAAGGCCTGAGCTTCGCCATGGCATCGCCCGCCCGCTACCGCGCGGCGATGGAGCGCGCCGGCTTCCGTGATGTCGTCACGGTCGACCGCAATCCATGGTACCGCGAGGTCGCGCGTGGCGAGTTGGAGAACCTCAAAGGCCCGATGTTCGAGAAGGCTTCGAACGCGGTCGGCGAGGACTATGTGCGCAAGAACATCAAGACCTGGGAAGCGATGCAGAAGGTGCTTGACTCCGGCGAGCACCGGCCCACCCATCTGCGCGGAAACAAGCCGGAATAA
- a CDS encoding tyrosinase family protein, with product MARIRRDVAKLGAGWNPTLEWYALAVEALLQRPITDPTSWTYLAAIHGMDPGGWVSNGVISPSAPLPSPSQRATMWDQCQHGGWFFLPWHRGYLAALEAVVAQTVADLGGPDDWALPYWNYLDASNPNRANMPAPFTAATMPNGRPNPLAAPPRVSTQLNLARISLAAMSETRFTSAPGTLGFGGGATGFLHFGGATGAVEQDPHNIVHVMIGGFMGDPDYAGLDPIFWLHHCNVDRLWAAWLTWAGNVQENGAAWTGGPFPRQFQMPDPAGNLAVFTPGDTLPGGALAPTYDDLTAGTGGPTLVAGVGGAAMPATLSSVPPPPSQLLGSNDGRVVVGASPAATRVALAPEAASPAALAPRRIFLNLENIKGTAPSGTLAISVGVPSAGTVPAVAPAPVKTVSLFGLAKATRSDGPHAGNGLGAVIDITDLARRLMERTGAGLEQLDVRVEQVDGAPASEITIEKVTVVSQPGG from the coding sequence ATGGCGCGGATACGCAGGGACGTGGCAAAGCTTGGCGCGGGCTGGAACCCGACGCTCGAATGGTATGCACTTGCGGTCGAGGCGCTGCTGCAGCGCCCGATCACGGACCCAACCAGCTGGACATATCTTGCCGCCATCCACGGCATGGATCCGGGCGGCTGGGTCAGCAACGGCGTCATCAGCCCGAGCGCGCCACTGCCGTCGCCATCGCAGCGGGCGACGATGTGGGACCAGTGCCAGCACGGCGGCTGGTTCTTCCTGCCGTGGCATCGCGGTTACCTCGCCGCCCTCGAGGCGGTGGTGGCGCAGACGGTCGCGGATCTCGGCGGTCCAGACGACTGGGCCCTGCCCTACTGGAACTATCTCGACGCTTCGAACCCGAACAGGGCCAATATGCCGGCGCCGTTCACCGCGGCGACCATGCCGAACGGCAGGCCAAATCCACTGGCCGCTCCGCCGCGCGTCTCGACGCAGCTCAACTTGGCGCGAATCTCGCTCGCCGCGATGAGCGAGACGCGCTTCACATCCGCACCTGGTACGCTCGGCTTCGGAGGCGGCGCGACGGGGTTCCTGCATTTCGGCGGCGCGACGGGAGCGGTGGAGCAGGATCCGCACAACATCGTGCACGTCATGATCGGCGGCTTCATGGGCGATCCCGACTATGCCGGTCTAGATCCGATCTTCTGGCTGCATCACTGCAATGTCGACCGATTGTGGGCCGCCTGGCTCACTTGGGCGGGCAACGTCCAGGAAAACGGCGCCGCCTGGACCGGCGGTCCGTTCCCGCGGCAGTTCCAGATGCCCGATCCGGCGGGCAATCTCGCCGTCTTCACGCCGGGCGACACCTTGCCGGGAGGCGCGCTTGCGCCTACGTACGACGATCTCACGGCCGGTACCGGCGGGCCGACGCTCGTGGCCGGTGTCGGAGGAGCCGCCATGCCCGCAACGCTTTCGTCCGTTCCGCCTCCGCCGTCGCAGCTTCTCGGCTCGAACGACGGCCGCGTCGTCGTGGGGGCTTCGCCCGCCGCGACGAGGGTCGCGCTAGCTCCCGAGGCCGCGAGCCCCGCCGCGCTCGCGCCGCGACGCATCTTCCTCAACCTGGAGAACATCAAAGGCACGGCGCCCAGCGGGACGCTCGCCATCTCCGTTGGCGTACCCTCGGCTGGCACGGTGCCTGCCGTGGCGCCTGCGCCGGTGAAGACGGTCTCGCTCTTCGGCCTCGCCAAGGCGACGCGCTCGGACGGGCCGCATGCCGGCAACGGGCTTGGCGCGGTAATCGACATCACCGACCTGGCGCGCCGGCTGATGGAGCGAACCGGTGCCGGGCTCGAGCAGCTCGACGTGCGGGTCGAGCAGGTGGACGGCGCGCCGGCCAGCGAGATCACGATCGAGAAGGTGACGGTGGTCAGCCAGCCCGGCGGTTGA
- a CDS encoding ABC transporter substrate-binding protein → MTAFGMTAFGRRTLLTASLAAALAASVSTVSLAEDGELTIFDWSGYEDPAFHPKYVEKYGDSPTFTFFGDEDEAFEKIRAGFKTDLAHPCSQSVVKWREAGILQPLDTSKIRGWNDLNPGIMAMKNLATDADGKAWFMPWDWGNTALTYNSEKIKREEVTSLKAFADPKFKGRVSIGDNVDDAYALASLVIGLKDWTAMTDEQFKQASDFLREVHKNVRLYWTDSTEIVQALGGGEVDLAWAWNDAGTQLANEGKPFVINRDTAEGLTTWVCGYVMLKDAPGNTDKAYEFLSDVNDDPEVAKYIVNDWGYGHANAKAMEAVDPEVLKAKGYADVEKFVDKTLFQSPVPAELKTKMIAEFEKIKSGY, encoded by the coding sequence ATGACAGCATTCGGCATGACAGCATTCGGCAGACGGACATTGCTCACCGCATCCCTTGCCGCCGCGCTCGCCGCGTCGGTGTCGACCGTGTCGCTCGCCGAGGATGGCGAGCTCACCATCTTCGACTGGTCGGGCTACGAGGACCCGGCCTTTCATCCGAAATATGTCGAGAAATACGGCGACTCGCCGACCTTTACCTTCTTCGGCGACGAGGACGAGGCGTTCGAGAAGATTCGCGCCGGCTTCAAGACCGACCTCGCGCACCCCTGTTCGCAGAGCGTGGTGAAGTGGCGCGAGGCGGGCATCCTGCAGCCGCTCGACACCTCGAAGATCCGTGGCTGGAACGACCTGAACCCCGGCATCATGGCGATGAAGAACCTCGCCACGGACGCAGACGGCAAGGCCTGGTTCATGCCCTGGGACTGGGGCAACACCGCGCTGACCTACAACAGCGAGAAGATCAAGCGGGAGGAGGTGACCTCGCTGAAGGCCTTCGCCGACCCGAAGTTCAAGGGCCGCGTCTCGATCGGTGACAATGTCGACGACGCCTATGCGCTGGCGAGCCTCGTCATCGGGCTGAAGGACTGGACGGCGATGACGGACGAGCAGTTCAAGCAGGCCTCCGACTTCCTGCGCGAGGTGCACAAGAACGTGCGCCTCTACTGGACCGATTCGACGGAGATCGTGCAGGCGCTGGGCGGCGGCGAGGTCGACCTCGCCTGGGCCTGGAACGACGCCGGCACGCAGCTCGCCAACGAAGGCAAGCCCTTCGTCATCAATCGCGACACGGCCGAAGGCCTGACGACCTGGGTCTGCGGCTACGTGATGCTGAAGGACGCGCCCGGCAACACGGACAAGGCCTACGAGTTCCTGTCCGACGTCAACGACGACCCGGAGGTCGCCAAATACATCGTCAACGACTGGGGCTACGGCCATGCCAATGCCAAGGCGATGGAGGCGGTCGATCCCGAAGTGCTGAAGGCGAAAGGCTATGCCGACGTGGAAAAATTCGTCGACAAGACCCTGTTCCAGTCCCCCGTGCCGGCGGAGCTGAAGACCAAGATGATCGCCGAATTCGAGAAGATCAAATCGGGGTATTGA
- the betI gene encoding transcriptional regulator BetI, protein MLKTAERPKSEQPREADSERKGRKASKETRRLQLIEATIDSLAKRGYSETTMADVADGAGLSRGIVNFHFESKEKLLVATLQHMSEEYAAHWRGALDKAGDDPAKRLAAVVAADFDRAICSRRKLAAWCAFWGEAKSRPTYQALCGSRDLAYQNTMVELCAALAKDGGYAFDPEKVALGLAAMLEGLWLRLMMGGEEINREKAHEAALEHLAIVFPKHFAQSGARRT, encoded by the coding sequence ATGCTCAAGACCGCCGAACGCCCGAAATCGGAACAGCCCAGAGAAGCTGACAGCGAACGCAAGGGCCGCAAGGCCTCGAAGGAGACGCGGCGGCTGCAACTGATCGAGGCGACGATCGATTCGCTGGCGAAGCGCGGCTATTCCGAGACGACGATGGCCGACGTGGCGGACGGCGCCGGTCTGTCGCGCGGCATCGTCAATTTCCATTTCGAGTCCAAGGAAAAGCTGCTCGTCGCCACCCTCCAGCACATGTCCGAGGAATATGCCGCCCACTGGCGCGGCGCGCTGGACAAGGCGGGCGACGATCCGGCGAAGCGGCTGGCGGCGGTCGTCGCGGCCGACTTCGACCGCGCGATCTGCTCGCGCCGCAAGCTCGCCGCCTGGTGCGCGTTCTGGGGCGAGGCGAAGTCGCGGCCGACCTACCAGGCGCTGTGCGGGTCGCGCGACCTCGCCTACCAGAACACGATGGTCGAGCTCTGCGCCGCACTTGCGAAGGATGGCGGCTACGCCTTCGATCCGGAGAAGGTCGCGCTCGGCCTCGCGGCGATGCTGGAAGGTCTGTGGCTGCGGCTGATGATGGGCGGCGAGGAGATCAACCGCGAGAAGGCGCATGAGGCCGCGCTCGAACATCTGGCGATCGTCTTTCCGAAGCACTTTGCGCAGTCCGGCGCGCGCCGGACGTAG
- a CDS encoding prephenate/arogenate dehydrogenase family protein has translation MTEPQFEKIALVGIGLIGSSLARVIRREGLAKHIAISTRSAATLKRAEELGLGDSYSTDAKEAVRDADLVIVSVPVGSSGAVAEEIAPALKQGAILTDVGSTKGSVIAQMAPHVPAGVHFIPGHPLAGTEKSGPDAGFADLFENRWCIFTPLPGTDPAALEKLSSFWRACGSNVDVMDAEHHDRVLAIVSHLPHIIAYNIVGTASDLEEVAEGEVIKYAASGFRDFTRLAASDPTMWRDVCLHNKDAILEMLARFSEDLAYLQKAVRWGDGEKLFDLFTRTRAVRRSIIEAGQEVDVPDFGRQVVAHPPKS, from the coding sequence ATGACCGAGCCGCAGTTCGAGAAGATCGCGCTGGTCGGCATCGGCCTGATCGGCTCGTCGCTGGCGCGTGTCATCCGCCGCGAAGGGCTGGCGAAGCACATCGCCATCTCCACGCGCAGCGCGGCGACGCTGAAGCGCGCCGAAGAGCTCGGTCTCGGCGACAGCTATTCGACCGATGCAAAGGAGGCGGTGCGCGACGCCGACCTCGTCATCGTTTCGGTTCCCGTCGGCTCGTCCGGCGCAGTGGCCGAGGAGATCGCGCCGGCCCTGAAGCAGGGCGCGATCCTGACGGACGTCGGCTCGACCAAGGGCTCGGTCATCGCACAGATGGCGCCGCACGTGCCGGCCGGCGTGCACTTCATCCCGGGGCATCCGCTGGCGGGGACCGAGAAGTCGGGACCGGACGCGGGATTTGCCGACCTGTTCGAGAACCGCTGGTGCATCTTCACGCCTCTGCCCGGCACCGACCCGGCAGCACTGGAGAAGCTGTCCTCCTTCTGGCGCGCCTGCGGATCGAATGTCGACGTGATGGACGCCGAGCACCACGACCGCGTGCTGGCGATCGTCTCGCACCTGCCGCATATCATCGCCTACAACATCGTCGGCACCGCCAGCGATCTGGAAGAGGTGGCGGAAGGCGAAGTCATCAAATACGCCGCCTCCGGCTTCCGCGACTTCACCCGCCTCGCGGCCTCCGACCCGACCATGTGGCGGGACGTGTGCCTGCACAACAAGGACGCGATTCTCGAAATGCTGGCGCGCTTTTCCGAAGACCTCGCCTATCTGCAGAAAGCGGTGCGCTGGGGCGACGGCGAGAAGCTGTTCGACCTCTTCACTCGTACGCGCGCAGTCCGCCGCTCGATCATCGAAGCCGGTCAGGAAGTGGACGTTCCGGACTTCGGCCGCCAGGTCGTGGCGCATCCGCCGAAATCCTAG